A genome region from Hevea brasiliensis isolate MT/VB/25A 57/8 chromosome 9, ASM3005281v1, whole genome shotgun sequence includes the following:
- the LOC110658521 gene encoding tubulin beta chain produces the protein MREILHIQAGQCGNQIGGKFWEVVCDEHGIDATGNYVGNSQVQLERVNVYYNEASGGRYVPRAVLMDLEPGTMDSLRTGPYGNIFRPDNFVFGQNGAGNNWAKGHYTEGAELIDSVLDVVRKEAENCDCLQGFQICHSLGGGTGSGMGTLLISKIREEYPDRMMLTFSVFPSPKVSDTVVEPYNATLSVHQLVENADECMVLDNEALYDICFRTLKLTNPSFGDLNHLISTTMSGVTCCLRFPGQLNSDLRKIAVNLIPFPRLHFFMVGFAPLTSRGSQQYRALTIPELTQQMWDAKNMMCAADPRHGRYLTASAMFRGKMSTKEVDEQMINVQNKNSSYFVEWIPNNVKSSVCDIPPTGLLMSSTFMGNSTSIQEMFRRVSEQFTVMFRRKAFLHWYTGEGMDEMEFTEAESNMNDLVSEYQQYQDAVAENEEEEGEDEDEEAM, from the exons ATGAGAGAAATTCTCCATATTCAAGCTGGTCAATGTGGGAACCAAATTGGAGGCAAGTTTTGGGAGGTTGTGTGTGATGAACATGGCATTGATGCAACAGGGAACTATGTTGGCAACTCTCAGGTTCAACTTGAGAGGGTTAATGTTTACTACAATGAGGCCAGTGGTGGCCGCTATGTGCCTAGAGCTGTGCTAATGGACCTTGAGCCAGGAACCATGGACAGCTTGAGGACTGGTCCTTATGGGAATATCTTTAGGCCTGACAATTTTGTTTTTGGCCAAAATGGAGCTGGAAATAACTGGGCTAAAGGCCATTACACTGAAGGAGCAGAATTGATTGATTCTGTTCTTGATGTTGTTCGTAAAGAGGCTGAGAATTGTGATTGCTTGCAAG GCTTCCAAATTTGCCATTCCCTGGGAGGTGGTACTGGTTCAGGAATGGGAACTCTGCTTATATCAAAGATCAGGGAAGAGTATCCAGATAGAATGATGTTAACTTTCTCAGTGTTTCCCTCCCCTAAGGTCTCTGATACTGTGGTTGAGCCCTACAATGCCACCCTCTCTGTGCACCAGCTAGTTGAAAATGCAGATGAGTGTATGGTACTTGACAATGAGGCACTCTATGACATCTGCTTTCGAACTCTTAAGCTCACTAATCCAAGCT TTGGTGATCTTAACCATTTGATCTCTACAACTATGAGTGGAGTAACATGTTGCCTCCGCTTCCCGGGGCAACTCAACTCCGATCTCCGAAAAATAGCCGTAAATTTAATCCCCTTCCCACGTCTCCATTTCTTCATGGTTGGTTTTGCGCCATTGACGTCCCGGGGGTCACAACAGTACCGGGCCTTAACAATTCCTGAACTTACACAGCAAATGTGGGATGCTAAGAACATGATGTGTGCAGCTGATCCAAGGCACGGTAGGTACTTGACAGCCTCAGCTATGTTCAGAGGCAAAATGAGCACCAAGGAAGTTGATGAACAAATGATAAATGTACAAAACAAGAACTCTTCCTATTTTGTTGAGTGGATTCCTAACAATGTGAAGTCAAGTGTGTGTGACATTCCTCCAACTGGGTTATTGATGTCATCAACATTTATGGGAAATTCTACCTCTATACAAGAAATGTTCAGGCGTGTCTCCGAACAATTCACTGTCATGTTTAGGAGAAAGGCATTCTTGCATTGGTATACAGGGGAAGGAatggatgaaatggagtttacTGAGGCAGAAAGTAACATGAATGATTTGGTATCTGAATATCAACAATATCAAGATGCTGTTGCAGAGAATGAGGAGGAGGAGGGTGAGGATGAGGATGAAGAGGCTATGTAG